Below is a window of Nicotiana tabacum cultivar K326 chromosome 19, ASM71507v2, whole genome shotgun sequence DNA.
TCAGAAAATGCGGTAAATGATACAAATAAAAACGCATAAGGAATTCATTTTTAGTTGCTTCTACTATATAAATATTGATTACCTATTGATCAATAGTCTTTATACCCATTaagtttatttgagttttacatACATGTCAAAGATCCTTACTTTTGAACTTCTTAGAGAATAGTTCTACTAATTACTACCTCCGTTCCactttatgtgaacttatttcttttttggtccgttccaaaaaaaatgacctctttttaaatttgaaaataattttgcttaaattTACAATTCTATCcgtaatgagaagcttttataaccacacaaatactttgagcccctttttgaattgtttatgaccacaaattttaaaagtctttattttttgttAAACTCCGTACCCActcaaataagttcacataaattgaaacgaacgGAGTACTAACTAATAAAACGTTGTTAGTGAGGATTATATTTGAATAAGAAATAAACAGGTACATTTCAAATCTGTATTTGACCATAATATAACTTATTCTCGATCAAAAAGTtattcattattttcattaaaaaaTATCAGTTGCTAACTTATGAAATGGCCCGGGCTGAGTTAGTCATATAGTACGAGGTGCAATTTGGAAACTGTCGTTTGCACCGTTTGGCCGCAGCCGTAGGTTTGTTCAGGAGCGGCCACGTGGTAAACTGGCAGGTCAATCATCAGCAGCAGTGAACCAAAGCACTCTTCCTCAATCCTCCAAATGGCATGGAGGTTCGCACCACCCCTTCAACCTTCTCTCCTCACTATAAAAAATGCCCATTTCAACTCCCCAAACTCCCTTTCCATTTTTGGCAAATCTCTCAAATCTTCTATGCTCAAGAGTCTCCTAATTTCTTCCTCATCTCGCTACTACATTTCCAAGAAACCCATCAAATTCCACTTGCATAATAATACTACTGCTCCCTTTGCCAAATCAACTGGGCCTTGTTCCAGCTTTCTTCGTCGGCCCATTCACTCTCTGAGTGTTCTTGCCATGGCTGAACAGTCGTCATCCAGCAGTTCTTCCCAGGCGGCCCATAAACATACCAATCGTCTTGCCTCTGAACATAGTCCTTATCTTCTTCAGCACGCCCATAATCCGGTATTACatattactactactacttttAAAATTTTGTCGAACATTGATGAATCCCCAAATTTAATTTTAGGATTTTGGATTGAGGCGTAGTTGATAGTGATAGTCTGGGGACTGTTTGTTGGAATatttaattttgtcattaaaccaaaagaggaagaaaaagctTATGCGTTTCTATTCTCTGCACTAACTTTGTTACTTTGTTCATGATGGGAAGGTTGATTGGTATCCATGGGGTGAGGAGGCCTTTGCTGAAGCTCGCAAAAGAGATGTCCCAATCTTTTTGTCAAGTCAGTAACTTTTTGTGTTTCATTATATTACTCACTATTCCATTTTATGTGGCATTCTTTCCTTTATAGTCTGCTCCATAGTTGTCCCAAACAAAATGTCACTTATTTTAGACCATAAGTCTGAAAGTCCTTTTTTTAAAAGACTCCGCGCCACATAAATTGATATGGAGGAAGCTTTGTGATTTTTGCAGTACCCCTTTTAGTCTATTGCAGTTATTCCAAATGATTCAATTATGATTTCCTAAAAGCTAATATTGAAATCTTTTCGTGCTGTATTTTGGTTATGGATCATGTGGTGCTTGCCATGTCACGTTTGAAGTTGGTTACAGCACGTGTCATTGGTAAGTTTTTGTTTTATTACCTGGAGAGTTTCTAGAAATTAATATAGTGGAAGACTAATGCTTTATTAATTGATAAGGTGTCATGTCATGGAAGTTGAATCTTTTGAAGATGAAGAGGTGGCCAAATTGCTAAATGATTGGTTCATTAGCATCAAGGTGAATCTGAAAGTTTATTCACGCTAACTTATCGAGCTACTTAGCTAGTTGTCTATAATCTTCCAACTAATAAACATTTCGTTACCTTGTATGTGTACAGGTTGATAGAGAAGAGCGTCCAGATGTTGACAAGGTAAAAAATCTCATTGGATTATGCTTTAGTTGATCGCTTTTCTAGTTGATTCTATTGGATTACATTTGTTCCATTCAACTTGCATTGCTATTTGATGTATGCtattgtattttgtttttttgttacaCTCAGCGTTGCACTTGGTGTTCTTTGATTATCCTCGTTGATAGAatcttattctttgcaaataagTTGCTATCATCACTTTCTTGCCTCTGGTTATGTGATGAACAAAGTACGGACACTGAATTTAGTTGACTAATATTAGTTCCTTAATGATTGTTCGATTTTAATGTCCAAAGGTGATGCTATCCGCAATGAGTGGCCTAATTTTTGTTCTATTCTCAGGTGTACATGACATATGTGCAAGCTTTATATGGTGGCGGCGGTTGGCCACTAAGCGTCTTTCTTTCACCTGATTTGAAGCCCTTGATGGGTGGGACTTATTTTCCTCCAGAAGACAGCTATGGAAGGCCAGGATTTAAAACTATACTTAGGTGTGCACATTCTCTACTTTCAGATTAAGCCGTTCAACATGAACTTGTGCTGCACTTTAAATATGAATGAAATTCTTTTTAAGCTCAAAGTTCTGAGAATATTTCCTGTATGCTTCATCATCATGCTTAGGAAAGTGAAGGAAGCGTGGAACAGCAAGAGAGACATGCTTGTCCAGAGTGGATCCTTTGCAATAGAACAATTATCAGAGGCAATGGCGGCAGTTGCAACATCAAATAAGCTTTCAGATGAGGTTCCGGAAACTGCACTGCGTAAATGTGCTGATCATGTAAGATTTTTCGTGAATACGTAGCCGAGTTGTCTTTTGTATGTGGTGGCAACCTGACTGTTTGGAGTTACTTACAAGAAAAGCCACATTTGATGCTTGAGAGAGACCTATTGCATCCTCCTGTCTCTTCTTTGTTGCTACTATCCTTATTATTTTGAAGTACTTCAGAATTCTTCAGCTTCTCTTGATAGATATTGCGTCTTTTTCTCTATGGTAATTGACCATTGAGAAAAGGGGCCATATATATCATGAGAAGCTGACCCGCAAACCTCAGGGTGCTGAGTCTCTGTCTGACTTGATAATTTGACATCTTTGCTTGTTCCTGAAATTTGACTATCTGAATGCTACTCTTAAGGATGAATCATATGATGTTGTTATGATGATGGTCTAACATCCACATGTCCCCTGCATTTGCTGCAGCTAGGAGAAAGCTATGATTCGAAATATGGTGGTTTTGGTTCTGCACCCAAATTTCCAAGGCCAGTTGAGATGCAGCTGATGCTTTACAGCTCAAAGAGGTCTGGGGAGACTGGAAAATCAGGTGAAGCCAAGAATGCTCTAAATATGGTCTTGTTCACTTTAGAATGCATGGCGAGGGGTGGTATCCATGATCATGTTGGAGGTGGTTTTCACAGATACAGTGTGGATGAATGCTGGCATGGTGAGCTGAATTATTATGTATGTATTGtgataattaattttaattctcGGTCAATTGATGTGTTCTTTTCCTGCTTCTTGCAGTTCCACATTTCGAGAAAATGTTATATGATCAGGGTCAACTTTGTAATGTCTATCTCGATGCTTTTTGTATCACAAAGGATGTGTTTTATTCAAGTTTTTCTCGTGATATCCTTGACTACTTGAGGAGGGATATGATTGGTCCAAATGGTGAAATATTTTCGGCGGAAGATGCTGATAGTTATGAATCTGAAGGTGCGTCACGGAAAAAGGAGGGTGCTTTCTATGTCTGGACTAGTACCGAGGTACTTATCGCTTTTGTTTTTACTGTCAAATGTTTGAATAGGTATCGTTTCTGTTTTGTTGTTTGAAGTTCGAGTATCGAGACATGTATGAATCAGCAATTTCTGGCTAACATCTGGAATGGATAGACTGGTCAGGTGGTCGTTGCTCCAAACACATGCCTCAGATGCTGTTGGCAATTGACCTCCAGCTTATTATATGTCTTGATATTTCGCTCTACACCATGCTCAGTTAGTGTTGCAAATCTTTAAAGTTTGGAGAAAGCTCAGATATGCTTTTGGCAAATGACAGTATGGTTGATATGGTATAGCAATTTAGAAGTCAGCTTGACTCATAAAAGTGGAACATTGAATTGTAACTTAAAATCGGAGTTGCTCAATAAATTTGATTTCTTCAAGTAAGCTGGACTAATCAGTTTCCAATGGAAATTTATATGCATCATTTTTTGATTATCCACTGGAAGTATCTAAAATAAAATGGCATGGAGGATCGACAAGCCAGCATACTTGTAAGGTGCAGATTGGACAAATCAAATTTTTATGCCAAGCTCAGCCAAATCTAGATTTTACGGATCCTGTTTTCTaacaaaatttcaaattaagTAGCCCCACCAAGTAGCTCTTCTGGCCAAACTGGTTGCACAAGCGCTGTTATATTCTCAGCTGCTGCTATGGAAGGCGTCATTAACTTCAAAAACAGTCTAGTCCTTAAACATGCTAAAACTGTTGGATCAATGCTTAGCCCAATCCACATATAGGAAGCCAGTTTTAGCAAGCATTATAGCCTTGTAAGACATGGTTCCATGCATATCTGATtagtaaaacaaaaatataggAGAAAGCATTTACTATGTGACACAATCAAAAAGGATAAAAAGAGGAAAACAGAAAATACCTACCGAGAAAGCTACTTGTGTGACACGATTTTCTGCCCAGCATTGAGCTTGAGTGCATTGATTTTTCTGAAGGTTGACAACATAGTTGGCGAGCACGCAATGCTTGTCAAGGATCACTATTATGTGAAACCCTCAGGTAACTGTGATCTTTCAAGGAGGAGTGATCCACATAATGAATTCAAGGGCAAAAACGTGCTAATAGAAAGAAGTAGTACCTCTGCGATGGCATCAAAACATGCTTTGCCTGTCGAGCAGTATCTTGATATCCTGGGGAACGCTCGGCAGAAACTCTTTGATGTGAGGTTGGAACGTCCCCGGCCACATCTGGATGATAAGGTATATTTCTTTTTCGCAGATGTGCTTACTATTTCCATTATGCTCAGTGCGATGACTGATCTATTCTTGTAGGTTATTGTATCATGGAATGGCCTAGTGATTTCATCCCTTGCTAGAGCGTCAAAAATTCTCAAGGGAGAACCAGAGGGAACAAGATTCTACTTCCCTGTGACAGTCACCAATGTAAGATTTCAGAGCCATCTTTGACTTTAAGAAATGGGTTAGTCTCATAAATTCGTGGCACTGTACTTTCTCAGCAGGTATGTGTAAAATCTTAAATTGGTAGTAATAAAATctttgttaagcagttgaaatTTCAGTTTGTTTAATGAAAATATTGATACTCATTGTCCTCCAAGGTTCTATATGCCTCTGAAACCAGGATCTTTGGTGCATTACTGGATTGATACCTATGTCTTTTGGTCAACTTTTATTTGTTATAAACTCTCATTTTTGCAAAGCATTTTGACACATTTAGTCAACTTACGTCTTAGATCAGGTACTGTTGGTAGGGTTGCCTTCTTTGTTGACTGCTTAAATTTGTTTCTGCTCAGCCCAAGGAGTACATGGATGTCGCTGAGAAAGCAGCATATTTTATCAGGAATAACCTTTATAATCAACAGACACACAGGCTGCAGCATAGCTTTAGGAATGGTCCTTCCAAAGCACCTGGATTTCTAGATGATTACGCATTTCTGATATCAGGTCTACTGGATCTTTACGAGTTCGGTGGTTCAGTCTTCTGGTTGGGCTGGGCACTCGAACTTCAGGAGACCCAAGTAAGAAATTTTTTTATCTTTCGGTCAATAGGACAAGTTCTTGTTACTGTTAAACTATTTCTTGCAGGATGAGTTATTTCTCGACAAAGCTGGAGGAGGTTATTTCAGCACAACTGGTGAAGATCCTTCTGTTCTTCTCCGTGTGAAAGAAGATCATGATGGAGCGGAGCCTTCAGGGAATTCTGTTTCAGTGATTAATCTAGTGAGATTGGCCTCTATGGTTGCTGGTGACAAATCCAAACATTACAGAGAGACTGCAGAACATGTTCTGGTGTGCCTTTTGCCTTGAACTTTCTGGGTCTTATGTTGATTATATAATCCGTGTATTGTTGCCAGTAAATTTGTAACTTTTGCATTTGATAGGCGGTTTTTGAGAAGAGGTTGAAAGATGCAGCTGTCGCTGTGCCACTGATGTGCTGTGCAGCAGACATGCTGGCTTTTCCTACTAGAAAGCAGGTAGTTTTAGTTGGAGTGAAATCTTCTGAGGAGTTTGAAAACATGGTTGCTGCTGCTCATGCAGCATACGATCTTAACAAGACGGTAAGTACTTTCCGTGCAGGAGCTAAACCTTCATATCACATTGTACGTTGGTGAATTTTGCTTCTTACTAGTACTGATTCTAAATAGGTTGTTCACATCGATCCAACCGATGCGGAGGAGAAGAGATTTTGGGAAGAAATTAATGGAAATATTGCTTTGATGGCGAAAAACAATGCTGCTGCTGACAAACTAATTGCCCTTGTTTGTCAAAACTTCACATGTAGCCCTCCAGTCAGTGACCCGAAATCTCTTGAATCATTGCTCTCGCAGTAAATACTAAAAGCTTTGATCAAGAGTAGTTCAATAGTATGTACATAAGAGTTGCCACCAGCAACTAGAGAAACTGAAATTACTTGTTTGCCTAAATTATGTGTTACAATAAGGTTCTGCTATGGTGGCTCTGTTTTCTCGTGACCCAAGTGTACTATAGTTCATTAGCTTTGGCTAAGGGTTAGTTCAAAGATATGTGTACATAAGAAACCAGATACTGAGATCAGATGTTAGTCTAATGAATGTGCTACAATAGGGTTCTGGTGTGGTGGTTCTTTTTTCTTGTTAGTAAACACTTAAGTTGTGTCGAGTactactatattttatttttccattgATAGTGCTAGAGAGGAGTATTAAGTTTGTACTTGTTGAAGTAAATATTAAGAGTTTATGTCTATTACATAGTTTTACATTGTGATACCCTATTTTAATCAAATTGAATCGTCATTTTTTACTACTTGTTTATTATCAGCTTTATCACTTACATTCAGTAAATGCttaattatataattagtttcagTACTTGCAATAATTTTTTCTCCACTTAATGTTTATCAGTTTCAATCAACTAAACTAAGAGTTACACCAAACAATCTCTTGGTTATATGTCCAGATTCATTAAATGGAATAATGTCTATTTGCTTTTTACCATTTTGTACTTTAATTTTCGATTTGGTACGCCCAGTCTAGAATACTTAGAATAGACACCACCACCAAATATCCCGCCGGAACCACCAGACCAAAATAATCTCATGGAAGTAGAAGGTATCACATTGGACTCCTACAAGAAAATGCTGCTGGACAAACAAGCAACAAATCAATTCGTATACTATGGGTAGGAGCTCCCTACAAACAATAATGATGATAAAGGCAAAGAAAATGATGGGCCAATAGCCTATCCCAGAAGGGCAAAAAACCGCATGTATCATCCTTGGCGCTTCTCGGTCATCATAAAAGTCTTTAATCGTAGAATGCCCCATCATTTCCTCTATTCCAAACTAGTTGACCTTTGGAAACCATCTGAACAGTTAATCTAGATTTGAACTAGGATGTGATTTCTTCATAGTCAAGTTTggtttggaggaaaatttggctAAGGCACTATACCTAGGTTGTTGGTTCATATCTGGAATTTTCTCTCAGTCCGTAAATGGGAACCAAAATTCGTTCCACGGGAGGCAACTCTATCCTTCACTGCCATCTGGATTCGTTGTCACAACTGCCAACTGAGTTCTATGACAAAGAAATTTTGGAAAAGGTTGGAAGGAAACTAGGCAAACTACTCAAAATAGACATGTGCACGTCTTCCACCCTGAGGGGGAGGTATGCACGCATCTGTATCCCAGTGCCACTAGAGACTCCGGTGGAAATTTCAGTCGTTATTGGAGATCACAAACAGGCAGTGATCTATGAAGGGGAAGGAACCTTGTGCAAAGGCTGTGGCAGAATAGGCCACACCTTGAAATCATGTACACACAGGCAAGAAACGATAACACCATCACAAGAAGTCCCAGAATGCTATGAAGCGCATAATAACAAGGATGCCAAGGACGAATGGAAAACGGTAACCTTCCCAAGAAGTAGAAAACCAATTCAAAAGAACACGCAAGTTCAAAGCAACAAGACATAAAAAAATGCCAACCAAGCTGAACAATCCACACAGAAGATTCAGGTAAAAATGTTTGATGCAAATTCTGGTAAATTCTTGAAAACAAAAACTTTTAAAtacaatactaaaattattaCTAATCAGGTCATTAATCATCAACGGCATACTAACctgtttgacaaaaaaaaaatccaatatCCCTCCACCGAAAGCCCACTTCACAGAGGATCAGTCCAAGTCCAATGCAAGGAGGAAAGGGGGACCGGGGTCGGAGGAGGCAAGCACAGGTACAATTGTTTTCCCTATTCAAGCCCAAACCGCAAACAATGTGGCCCTCATTACTAATCACACATCAGGCCTGGACCTAACAAGCCAGAGTCGGCTGGGCTATCAACTTCCCACAATGCCCACTACCGGGGGCCATCCCCAATTGGTAAATGCTCGCCCAAATGATACACCCTGCCCCAATACCTACTCGACCTATAATCATCCCCTACCAGAGCAACCTGCAGAAACAACCTCACCATAATCCATGGTTACTTAAGTGCATCACCTGAGAAATCACCAAAACTCAAGTGATATGACAACTTCCGTCCACTCAAGCAGAttcataattaatttcaaatCCCCAGTATTAGACGTAAATACTAAAGCTCAAAATACCGAAAATGATTTGACAAGAAGCACCAAGCACTCTATTATGCACCCACCGTCCAATTCAATCTCCACTTTTACCCAAAGAGGGaaataaaaaaaccaaaaatgGAACACCTTCAACAACCACCCATCCTCGTAACTTCCACCCCACTGCCGCCGAACCACAAACCGACATCTTGGCTGGAATTGGCGTTGCAGTGCTAGCAGCTAGCCTACAACTTCCTATTAGGGAACCAACTGGTTACCCTAATCATTCAGAACCCAGCGCATCTGGCGAGAGTGACAATGGAAGCTTTGGACAAGGCCTTGGCAACCTTAGGCCTGTATCTAGGGAAATTGATGATCCTCACAAGCAATACCAGCAGCATGCACCCCAACTTGGAACCACCGATAGTCAACAACTTACTAGTTCAAGCATTCTAATTGATTCCCTTCTTCCCAGAACCAGCAGTAGAGGACCTAGTGGCAACTCCCCAGTTTGTGGTTATCGGACCACCATCCCAACAAGTGCCATCGTCTTCAACTCCAGTAGAGAAGGGACAAACCCTACCACTAAGGAATATAACGAAAAAAATCAACAGAGCACTAGACCTGCTCAAGGGGAAAACAATCAAGGACACGAAAACATTAAAGGAAGGTTATGGACCACTACGGACGGACTCACTCCTACTGGACTCAGTCAGGGCGATAGAGTTCGGTGTGTAGAGCAGCGAGATTCTAGTCCTACTATGTCCCCGTGCTCTATCCAAGTGTGGAATAGGATTAGGATCCTACCAGAGTCAGGGTGTGATCAAGACATTGCTAATACTGATCCTTGTACTGAGCATGAAGAACCCAGAGAAGAAGAAAATTGTGATGCCTCCTCGGGGGACAGAGAAGGCACTGATGATGGACTCCTCAACCAAACCCACCCCCCTAATGAATTACCTCATATGGAATGTTTAGGGGAGGGAACAATGTAGAGTTCATAAGACATTGCTCAACTATGGTGCAGATGCACAAACCAACTATGTTAGTGTTGTTGGAAACAAGGTTGGCCGATCATAAGAAGCTGACTGCGAATCTTCAATTCGACATGCTAATTCAGTTCCCAGCAGTGGGTCTCTCTGGAGGCATAGTTATGATGTGTAAGGCAGAATATGTACAGGTAGACGAGGTATCCACCACACTCCAAGGTATCCATGCAATGGTCAAGGTATTACCCTCGCATACCCCCTGGGTTTTCTCTACAATTTATGCTAGCAATTTTTTATCTGAAAGGAAAGTGCTATGGGACTGCTTAGTTGATATCGCTAGGAACTTCAATGGTAATTGGTTCGTAGGAGGACATTTTAATAAAGTCCTGAGAGCTAGGGATAAGTTTGGGGGTAACAACATCAACTCTAACATAAGTAACCTTTTTCGGAACTGCCTTAATTAATGCAAACTAGTGGACCTAGGTATACAAAGGTAGTAAATACACATGGACCAACAAAAGATATAAGAATAGGAGTAGCCTAATCCTAGAGAGAATTGATAGATGCTTTGCTAATGAGTATTGGATCTCTGAGTACCTTGAGGCCAATGTCTCCCACATACCTAGGACCCACTCTGATCATTGTCCTTTGCTCATTAGTGCCACGCCCTAACCTCGGGGAGcatgaccgacgctcaaccgagataacctgGTCAAGCAATCCTGCTAGATACTTTCTACTCGACCTTGCCCATGAATAGAGTGGAGATGTAATCCATTATTTAAACATTGAAGGATTTCATAATCAACACCAATTACATTaccattagtagcttcatttaTAATTCCCAAATTATATTACCCATTCATAGTTTGATatggaacatgtgatacaaatacaCCATTTTCTAGTTTTGACTTTTACAACACCAATGTATAACTCACAacatatctacggagcctctaagtataacagaagagtaatatggaagtgccgacgacaaggccccggctatacctcaaaacactatgtACAATCTCAAGTGACATAAGGCCCGGAACAGAATAGGGCTCATCAAAACCTGCTGAGTAGAGgataactgctaacgaggatcaaagCTGCCTGCTAAcaaaccacctacatccattaaagatgcagcgccgcggaaaaaagggacgttagtacatatagaatagtactagtatataaaactaaatgtcctctttagaaatagaatgccaatataagaaaagGAAGACCATGGAAACAACAAGCAATGATCAATGATAtctaaatgccaagttaaaacataacattTTTCAAAATACGAAGATAATACTGTGAAgatgataatcaaaatatgaagataatactatttttggttgggagatgttagtaccgatataccaccgtgaatttagcacggagtccgatcacggcccaatcggctaagccgtctcaccagaGACATGCAATCACAATACCACAGTACTTTTAGCACATAGTCCGATCTCAGCccaatcggctaagccgtctcaccagaAACATCCAGTCATAATACCACCGTactttagcacggagtccgatctcagctcGATCGGCTAAGTCATCTCATCAGAGACATTCAATAACAATACCACAATTTTTATACAAAACGgctctgccgcctcaccccaatatatgtgggtggaggtgtactCAGAATatcacaatctcaatcacaatcaccaccatgtgcacggcatggcgtccgatctcggcccgatcagctaagctgtctcaccacaatgccgtgtgggttgacatCACATTCCggtagcaatcatctcatcccaaataaggggaataatctcatcacatcaatcttatcccaattaaggggaataatttcatcacatcaatacggggatttacccctcaatcactcctacaccgacataggtagtttcggggttaggttgttttcacctacccttccttggtgactaacgatactcccaaaaatatttttgatttgtaTACATGAAGTTGAATTTGCCTTAAGGATAGAGGTTtcaaaaatacatgaagttgTGTTATGCTCTTAACAGTAtttgacacaaggaatctatgccacaagcccacgtggttgaaaaagaagttgaacacttgtgagattactaTCATTTTGACATCTTAACCCTTCtcgatagttgatcctatatgagaggactagagatacgacaaACTTGTCTTTAAAATCactatgctcatgatatgtgtcGGGATCTTAAACGTTCACCTGAAGTTGGGAGGGAAAAGTCATTGTAAGGCTGCTTAATTTCAATCATACACGAGTGGAACCATGTAGCTAGGACATCATAATATTGGGATTAAGTTATGCATTTGTTCTTGACGGACAACCTATTAAGGATCCTTATGAGAAAGGAAGTGTTATAACAATATATTCAAGGATGCGATCTCTCATGGTTATCCAACAAGTGTCGAAAAACTAGGACAATGAATTTACTAAGTAACACAGTCAGAATACGTTGCAGAGGtgtaaagataaagtgaacatTTGTGATGAGTTGGACATGTTTTTGTCATAGTAACTCTTAATCTATAATACCAGGCCACATCATGGGCATTTACAATACTAGGATCAAAGTGAGTTACTCACTGAGACATGATCTAGGTGGACCTGAAAGTTATACTAAGATAAGCGAACAAAAGATCTTCTTGTGACAAATTCGTGAAAACCTCAAATTTTCGAGAAACTTTATACAGACAAGTGACCATTTCAATCGATATGTACATATATGATAGGCGCTGAgatatgctcttatgttactagacagtgagaAGGGTTTATGATAATATTCTCAAAGGAGTATAGTGACTACTCAAaccataggagccacatacaccggagagagaaagagtggctcaagaaggatctcaacacaaGGTTGCTTTACATTTGATAcaacataggtaaactttatgatGGTGCATGCATAAacacaagtgagcagatgttatccatttgaatcaaaaggttctataagaaattcatcaagtatagtcccttgttgagaatttagggaatcAAGTGAGAAATATTAGCCTAGGGTTATAActcaatttaagaaaataattatagagctcaattcctcaagaggttgtaaataagagaatttgtgataaaGTGTCTTCACGAAAAATGCGTCTTGTTCAAAGAGtaggtacatgcaatgttttgtgattcagcgttttgttaagaccatatttatgtaggcTCTTCAATGCAGATGTACATATACGACAAGGAAAAGTATGTGGTGTTCAGAATGATGTAGCAAGGAGTGATAGGAATAAGGACACTTCCCCTAGCAACTATTTCTTTCAATCCCTCATTGTTGTCTCgaactcgtggattactcatctggGAAAATGAGATATAAAAAGggaattagcttcctatcttgagctctgtCGCACGATCTgaagtatcaaagaagggtggcatccctaaatttccaagtagcctcctaattataaatgtggtcgacaacacaccgataagaactctactagacacggctccgagacatcctaggagaCTTTAAAATCTTAGACTCTGATagcaagtttgtcacgccccgacctcggggagcgcgaccggcgctcaaccaaaATAACCCGAtcaagcaagcctgctagatactttctacccggCCTTGCCTGTGAATAGAGTGGAGATGTAATCCATTATTTAAACATTGAGAGGATTTCATAATCAACACCAATTC
It encodes the following:
- the LOC107800637 gene encoding uncharacterized protein LOC107800637 isoform X2, which produces MSQSFCQVSNFLCHVMEVESFEDEEVAKLLNDWFISIKVDREERPDVDKVYMTYVQALYGGGGWPLSVFLSPDLKPLMGGTYFPPEDSYGRPGFKTILRKVKEAWNSKRDMLVQSGSFAIEQLSEAMAAVATSNKLSDEVPETALRKCADHLGESYDSKYGGFGSAPKFPRPVEMQLMLYSSKRSGETGKSGEAKNALNMVLFTLECMARGGIHDHVGGGFHRYSVDECWHVPHFEKMLYDQGQLCNVYLDAFCITKDVFYSSFSRDILDYLRRDMIGPNGEIFSAEDADSYESEGASRKKEGAFYVWTSTEVDNIVGEHAMLVKDHYYVKPSGNCDLSRRSDPHNEFKGKNVLIERSSTSAMASKHALPVEQYLDILGNARQKLFDVRLERPRPHLDDKVIVSWNGLVISSLARASKILKGEPEGTRFYFPVTVTNPKEYMDVAEKAAYFIRNNLYNQQTHRLQHSFRNGPSKAPGFLDDYAFLISGLLDLYEFGGSVFWLGWALELQETQDELFLDKAGGGYFSTTGEDPSVLLRVKEDHDGAEPSGNSVSVINLVRLASMVAGDKSKHYRETAEHVLAVFEKRLKDAAVAVPLMCCAADMLAFPTRKQVVLVGVKSSEEFENMVAAAHAAYDLNKTVVHIDPTDAEEKRFWEEINGNIALMAKNNAAADKLIALVCQNFTCSPPVSDPKSLESLLSQ
- the LOC107800637 gene encoding uncharacterized protein LOC107800637 isoform X1; translation: MAWRFAPPLQPSLLTIKNAHFNSPNSLSIFGKSLKSSMLKSLLISSSSRYYISKKPIKFHLHNNTTAPFAKSTGPCSSFLRRPIHSLSVLAMAEQSSSSSSSQAAHKHTNRLASEHSPYLLQHAHNPVDWYPWGEEAFAEARKRDVPIFLSIGYSTCHWCHVMEVESFEDEEVAKLLNDWFISIKVDREERPDVDKVYMTYVQALYGGGGWPLSVFLSPDLKPLMGGTYFPPEDSYGRPGFKTILRKVKEAWNSKRDMLVQSGSFAIEQLSEAMAAVATSNKLSDEVPETALRKCADHLGESYDSKYGGFGSAPKFPRPVEMQLMLYSSKRSGETGKSGEAKNALNMVLFTLECMARGGIHDHVGGGFHRYSVDECWHVPHFEKMLYDQGQLCNVYLDAFCITKDVFYSSFSRDILDYLRRDMIGPNGEIFSAEDADSYESEGASRKKEGAFYVWTSTEVDNIVGEHAMLVKDHYYVKPSGNCDLSRRSDPHNEFKGKNVLIERSSTSAMASKHALPVEQYLDILGNARQKLFDVRLERPRPHLDDKVIVSWNGLVISSLARASKILKGEPEGTRFYFPVTVTNPKEYMDVAEKAAYFIRNNLYNQQTHRLQHSFRNGPSKAPGFLDDYAFLISGLLDLYEFGGSVFWLGWALELQETQDELFLDKAGGGYFSTTGEDPSVLLRVKEDHDGAEPSGNSVSVINLVRLASMVAGDKSKHYRETAEHVLAVFEKRLKDAAVAVPLMCCAADMLAFPTRKQVVLVGVKSSEEFENMVAAAHAAYDLNKTVVHIDPTDAEEKRFWEEINGNIALMAKNNAAADKLIALVCQNFTCSPPVSDPKSLESLLSQ